From the Oceanobacillus kimchii X50 genome, the window GAAAGATACGTCAAAAGATACAATCGAAGGTGAAACGATTGTTAATAGACAAAGGATGGATCTTTTATTTAACAGGGTTTTTACTTGGACGAGCAGTAATTCTATCCGCTGTATCACCATTTGCGGTAGCTTTTATTGCCACAATATGGCTTGTCCATCGAGATAAAAGTCTAAAATCGATGATTGCAGTGTTTCTTGGAGCACTAAGTTATCATTTTGAGCATGCGATGTTCATCGCGTTAGCATTTTTAGTATTTATTTTAATAGGATCGCTAACGAAGAATATGAAGAATCAACAATTGGTTTTACCTGTAGTCGTATTTCTGTCTACAATACTTTCTCGAATCTTCTTCTACTCATTAAGTAACACGGTAACCTCCTATGAATGGGCCCTTTTAGCGATAGAGGGAGTATTAGGAGCAGTTCTTGTTATTATCTTTATGCAAAGCATTCCTCTTTTATCACCAAAACGATATAAACCAGCATTAAAAAATGAGGAGATTGTATGCTTAATTATATTAATTGCCTCCGTTTTAACAGGGTTTATTGGATGGCAAATTTATGGAGCTTCAGTAGAACAAATATTTTCGCGATACTTTGTATTAATTTTTTCATTTATTGGTGGAGCTGCAATTGGATCTACAGTAGGAGTTGTTGCAGGATTAATATTATCTCTCGCAAATGTTGCCAATCTCTATCAAATGAGTTTACTGGCTTTTTCAGGATTGCTAGGAGGATTGCTAAAGGAAGGAAAAAAACTAGGAACGGCAATTGGTTTGTTAGTGGGTACTTGCTTGATAGGAATTTACGGGAATTCTGTGGCATTAGTTCCTTCTTTAATGGAGTCTTGCATAGCTATCGGCTTGTTTTTATTAACACCAGCTAGCTGGTTTAATCATATAGCCAGATATATTCCAGGAACAGAAGCATATACGAATGAACAAGAACAATATTTACAAAAAGTAAGGAATGTTACCGCGAAACGTGTGGAGCAGTTTTCAGATGTATTTCGTGCGTTATCAAAAAGTTTTTCAGTTACAGACCCTACGGTTAATGATGAACAACAGGAAGCTCGTCGCGATACGGATTACTTTTTAAGTCAGGTTACAGAGAAAACTTGTCAAGGATGCTTTATGAAGGATCGTTGCTGGCAAAAGGAATTCGATCAAACCTATTCTTTAATGGAAGAAATGAAAGAAGATGTTACGTCTGGTAAAGATCCTAACCGAAAAGTGATGCGGAAATTTGAGAATCATTGCGTTAAATCCCGGAAGGTTGTAGATGCAATGAAAGAAGAAATGAGCTTCTATGAAGCAAATCATAAACTACGGCAGCAAGTCACAGAAAGTAAACGGCTTGTAGCAGACCAGCTGCAAGGGGTATCAGATGTGATGGAGGATTTTGCTAAAGAGATTGTAAAAGAAAGGCAACATCATGAACTCCAAGAAGCACAAGTTATCGCTGCTTTAAAGCATATAGGAATAGAATTAACACGATTAGACATTTATCAATTGGAAAAAGGGGATGTCGATATTGAATTAACAGCAAGTTTCGGAGAATATCGCGGAGAAGGAGAGAAATTAATTGCTCCGATATTATCTGATATACTTCATGAAATTATTGTTGTTAAGCAAGAAGATATCTCTCCGTTCCCACATGGATACAGTCATTTTACGTTTGGTTCAGCAAAAGAATTTGCCATTGAAACAGGTGCGGCAAATGCTGCAAAAGGAGGCGGTTTAGTTTCGGGAGATAGCTTTACAACGATTGAGTTAGGGGCTGGTAAATTTGCGATGGCAATAAGTGACGGTATGGGCAATGGCAAGCGGGCACGAGAAGAAAGTATGGAAACACTTCGATTACTTCAGCAAATTCTGCAATCTGGCATTAAGGAAAAAGTAGCGATTAAATCGATAAATTCTATTTTATCGCTTCGAACGACAGAAGAAATGTTTGCTACATTAGATTTAGCAGTGATTGACCTACATGATGCATACGCGCAATTTGTAAAGATTGGCTCTACACCGAGTTTTATTCGGCGTGGCGCTAATATGTTTAAAATAGAAGCGAGTAATTTACCGATTGGTATTATTAAAGAGTTTGATGTAGAAATTGTGAAAGAGCAATTACTTCCCGATGATTTATTAATTATGATGAGTGATGGAATATTTGATGGGCCACAACATGTAGAAAATATCGATATTTGGTTAAAGCGAAAAATTAAAGAGATGGACACAGATGATCCACAAGAAATTGCGGACTTGTTATTGGAAGAAGTAATTAGAACAAGATCAGGAGAAATTATAGATGATATGACCGTGCTTGTTGCGAAAGTGAAGAAAAACACCCCGCAATGGACAAGCATACCAATCTATGAAAGCAATGTTTTATAAAGTGAGTCAATATCATAATTGTTATAAAAAACGAATAATTGTCAGATTTAAATGAAGGACGGCTTCTCCTGCGGAAAGAGGCCGTTTGCAACGGAAATCCAATAGTGCAACAGTCTTATACAGGCTGTTACCGCCTATTAAACATATATACTGTTTGAATTTGGTTTGCCAATGAATTGTTCACCGAAGTAAACCGATGTAAATTGTGCAAGGATAGTTAATCTCCCTTACCACGAATAAATGTATAGTTTTTGATGTACTTGGCGAAGATGGTAGTGGAAAAAGAGGGAGGTAAAGGTCATTGAAAAGCGGTACACTTAAACAAATTTTATTATTAACAGATGGTTGCTCGAATAAAGGTGAAGATCCATCGGCAGTAGCAGCTTTAGCTAGTCAGCAGGGAATCACGGTAAATGTTATTGGTATTCTAGATGATGATCAATCAGAAAGCCCGGACGGTCTTCAAGAGGTAGAAGATATTGCACTTTCTGGAGGTGGTGTCAGTCAAATTGTCTATAGCGAAAATCTATCGCAAACCGTGCAGATGGTAACACGCCAAGCAATGACACAGACATTACAAGGATTTGTTAATAAAGAACTTCGCCAAATATTAGGTGATCAACAATCCATGGAAGATTTAGATCCTGAGAAACGTGGAGAAATTATGGAGGTTGTAGAAGACCTTGGTGAAACAAGTGATTTAGAGGTAGTAGTTTTAGTAGATACAAGTGCAAGTATGCGAGATAAATTACAGACAGTAAAAGAGGCATTAATGGATCTCTCCATTAGTTTAAATTCACGGGTTGGTAGAAACCGATTTTGTATATACAGTTTTCCTGGAAAACGAAAAGATATTGATCTAATCCTAGATTGGTCACCAAAGCTAGATTCAATATCAAGTGTATTCCCAAAGTTATCCAGTGGAGGTATTACTCCAACCGGTCCTGCTATTCGTGCAGCAATGTATCAGTTTAGTAAGAAAAACTTACTAAGGAGTTTGAAGCGTGAAGATGAATACGGCATCGAAGAATCCGGATATTAATTTACGTCCACAACAACAAATAAGAGGCAAGTGGCATCACAAAAACTATACCGTTATTCGCAAACTTGGGGCAGGAGCAATCGGAAGCGTATATCTATGTGACTATCTTGGGAAACCAGTAGCTTTGAAAATAAGTGAAAAAGGTTCTTCGATGACAGTAGAAGTTAATGTATTAAAGTCATTGGAAAAGGTCCAGGGATATCGCCTTGGACCTTCTTTATTGGACGTTGATGATTGGATGTCGACTAGTGGGAGACTCTACTCATTCTATGTAATGGAATATATCAGAGGAGAATCTCTAAGTAGCTTTGTCCGTGCGAAAGGAAAAGCCTGGATTGGTGTATTTATGTTACAGTTGCTAGAGGACTTAGAGAAGTTACATGAGTCAGGCTGGGTGTTTGGTGACTTGAAAACGGATAATTTAATGGTATCATCGACGCCTCCCCGTGTACGTTGGGTAGATGTCGGTGGTACGACAAAGGTAGGAAGATCAATAAAAGAATATACCGAGTTTTATGATCGTGGATATTGGGGTATGGGTACTAGAAAAGCAGAACCAAGTTATGATCTTTTTGCATTAACGATGGTATTTTTAAATATATATTATCCACGGCGATTTGATCGGGTAAAAGATTCTTCTGAAAAATTGTTAATGAAAAAACTCGATCAAGTGAGTGATTTAACTCTATATCGCCCCCTACTGCAAAAGGCACTTCGAGGTAAATATACGACAAGCACTGCTATGAAAAAAGATCTTATGTCGTTAATGCAACAGAAACAAAAACGAAAGCACTATCACCAACGAAGTAAAAAACCATCAAACTATTTACTTATTGAGTCAATTAGTATAGGTTGTATTGCGACTGTCTATTATTTGCTGTCTCTACTTTTATAGTAAAAAGAGGTATGATAGGATATAGACGATATTTTAGTGAAGCGGTGGGTTAAAATCGATGAAACAATCTATTCTTTCCTTTATTCAAAAACATCAATTACTACAAGAAGGCTCAAAAATTATTGTTGGGGTATCGGGTGGTTCTGATTCAATGGCACTACTGCATTTTTTAAAAGATTTGCAAGAGAAATGGAGTTTGGAGGTTATTGCGTTAACCATTGACCATCAATTACGTGGTGAAGATTCAACAGCCGATCAGAAATTTGTAAAACAATGGTGTCTACAATCAGATTTAAAGTGTATTGCTCATCAAGTGGATGTTGGTGAATATCAGCGTCAATACCAAGTTAGTGAAGAGCTTGCCGCACGTAGATTAAGATATGATATTTATGCTGCGGAGATGAAGAAACAAGGTGCTGACTATATTGCACTAGGACATCATGGAGATGATCAAGTAGAAACCTTATTCATGCGGTTAACACGTGTGGCTACTTCAAATGCTTTTGAAGGTATTCCAGTAAAGCGTTCCTTTGCAAATGGTCAACTTATTCGTCCTTTTCTCTGTGTAAACAAACAAATGATTTTACACTATGTTAAAGAAAATGAAATTCCTTTTCGTGAAGACCAAACAAATAAAGATAATAGATTTACAAGGAATTACTATCGTAATGAGATTATCCCGCTTCTTAAAAAGAATAATGAGCGCTTATTTGTAACAGCACAACGATTGAGTGAAACGTTAGGGGAAGATGAGAAATACTTGGCCGAACAAGCAAGAAAAATGGTGGAAGAGGTAATCGAACGGGATACAAATTCCACTGAAATTAGTTTCGTTAATCAAGCATTTATAGAACGTCCCCACGCTTTACAAAGACGTGCCTATCATCTAATATTAAACTATCTGTATGATACATTACCTAAGGATTTATCTCATATTCATGAAGAGAAATTTTTTGCATTAATAGAACGACAAGAGGGTAATACTTATATAGATTTCCCTTTATCATTACGTGTAGAAAATTCCTATGGCAAAATTCATCTATATTTTTCAAATCAACTTCCTCGTCAATTTGCATTTCACTTACCATTGCAAGTCCCTGATCGAGTGGAATTGCCAGATGGTGCTCAGATTACTTCTGAGTTGGTTGATGCTAAAACAGACAAAATAAGCCGCAATAATATTATTATTCCAATTGATTCTGTAGCATTGCCATTACATATACGAACGCGAAAACCAGGTGATCGAATGACGTGGGATGGCTTAAAAGGTACGAAAAAATTAAAAGATATTTGGATTGACGCAAAAATCCCAGCAAATGAGAGGGATAAGTGGCCTATCGTTACGGATGATAATGATAAGATTATCTGGTTAATAGGACTTAGAAAAGCGTTTGGTTCTAATCAATTTTGCCAGGGTGGAGAACAGATAAAACTTAGCTATCATAAAGGGACTATTTAGGAGGATGAATCATGCTTCAAGACAATATTCATGGTGATATTCAAGACATTTTAATAACAGAAGAACAAATTCAGGAGAAATGCAAAGAACTAGGAGCAACACTTTCTGAAGAGTATGATGGTAAGTTCCCGCTTGCTATTGGCGTTTTAAAAGGTGCTATGCCTTTTATGTCAGATATTCTTCGCTACGCAGAGATCCATTTAGAAATGGATTTTATGGACGTTTCTAGTTATGATGGCGGGACGACTTCAACCGGTGAAGTAAAAATCTTAAAAGATTTAAACACGAAAGTCGAAGGTCGAGATTTAATAATAGTGGAGGATATAATAGATAGTGGCTTAACGTTAAGTTACTTAGTAGATCTATTTAAATACCGTAAAGCAAATTCCATAAAAATCGTGACATTATTAGATAAACCGTCCGGAAGAAACGCAGCGATAAAAGCCGATATGGTAGGATTTGAAGTACCTGATGAATTTGTAGTTGGATATGGCCTAGATTACGCTGAAAAATATCGGAATTTACCATATATCGGTATACTTAAACCCGAAGTATATGGTGGATAATAATTTTAATTAATTAAAACAGGTTGGGTAAAATAAATAAGATATAGTAATTATTTAATATGGCTAATAAATAATTGGAAAAAATTAACCTAAAAAGGTTATATCATTTGTATTAAAACTTTTTCGTATGATACGATGAACTATAGTTTTTCCCCATCTGGGAGGAGGTAGGCAATGAGTCAGGTATTTCGTAATGTCTTATTTTGGTTACTCATATTCTTTGTAATTGTTGGAGTTGTTTCAGTAATCAACAATCAAGGCGAAGAAAGAGAACAATATGATGTACAGCAATTTATAAGTGCTTTAAATAATGGTGAAATCGAAGAACTCGTATTTCAGCCATCACATGGCATTATTCGTCTAACAGGGACATTAACTGATGGAGAGACAGAATTTGTCGCTCAAGTTCCTGATAATAATGACCTCGTGTCACAAATTACTAATACAGCTAGAGAACAAAGCCAATTAACCGTTATGGAAGAAGAACAGCCAAGTCCATGGCTTACATTCCTAACTGGAATTATTCCGTTCTTATTAATCGGTTTATTCTTCTTATTTATACTTAGCCAAGCACAAGGAGGCGGCGGTGGCGGCCGTGTAATGAACTTCGGTAAGAGTAAAGCAAAAATGTACTCTGAAGATAAGAAAAAGGTTCGCTTTAAGGATGTCGCTGGTGCCGATGAAGAAAAACAAGAGCTTGTTGAAGTAGTTGAGTTCTTAAAAGATCCACGTAAATTTTCACAAGTTGGTGCGCGCATACCTAAAGGTGTACTTCTAGTAGGACCACCTGGTACAGGTAAAACGTTACTTGCACGTGCGGTTGCTGGAGAAGCTGGAACACCTTTCTTCTCTATTAGTGGTTCGGACTTTGTGGAAATGTTTGTTGGGGTAGGTGCTTCACGTGTACGTGACCTATTTGAAAATGCGAAAAAGAATGCTCCATGTATTATCTTTATCGATGAAATTGATGCTGTAGGGCGTCAACGTGGTGCAGGCCTTGGTGGTGGTCACGATGAACGCGAACAAACCCTTAACCAATTACTTGTTGAAATGGACGGATTTGGAGCAAATGAAGGTATTATCATTATTGCAGCTACAAACCGTGCAGATATTTTAGACCCTGCATTATTACGTCCAGGACGTTTTGACAGACAAATTATGGTTGATCGACCTGATGTGAAAGGCCGTGAAGCTGTACTAGGTGTACATGCGCAAAACAAACCATTAGATGCAAATGTAGATTTAAAAACAATCGCAATGCGTACTCCTGGTTTCTCTGGTGCAGATTTAGAGAACTTACTTAACGAAGCTGCTTTAATTGCAGCTCGTGATGATCGTAAGAAAATCAATCAGTTAGATATTGATGAGGCAATCGATCGAGTTATTGCTGGGCCAGCGAAGAAGAGCCGAGTTATTTCTAAAAAAGAGAGAAATATTGTTGCATATCATGAGAGTGGTCATACGGTTATAGGTATGGTGCTTGATGATGCGGATGTCGTGCATAAAGTGACCATTGTTCCACGTGGTCAAGCCGGTGGTTATGCTGTAATGCTACCTCGTGAAGATCGGTATTTCATGACAAAACCAGAGCTCTTTGACAAGATTACTGGGTTACTCGGTGGACGAGTAGCAGAAGAAATTATCTTTGGAGAAGTAAGTACAGGAGCCTCTAATGACTTCCAGCGTGCTACAAATATTGCTCATAAGATGATTACAGAATATGGTATGAGTGACAAAATCGGACCATTGCAATTTAGCAGTGGCGGTGGAGGAAACGTCTTCTTAGGACGTGATATCCAAAATGAACAGACTTATTCTGATGCAATCGCACATGAAATTGATAAAGAAATGCAGGAGTTTATTAATTACTGCTATGATCGTGCGAAAACAATTCTTACAGAGAACAAAGATAAGTTAGAATTGATTGCAAAGACCTTATTAGAGGTTGAAACTTTAGACGCAAAACAAATTAAATCTTTATTTGAAGAAGGAATATTACCAGAACCAGATGAGGAATCAGATGAGTTGAAGGTAAATATTAATTCGAAAGAAGATGAAGATAAAAAAGGTATTTCCTATGAAGAAGCAAAACAAAAGCTTGAGGAAGAAGAAAAATCGGAACGAGAATCATTAGATCCCGAAAAAAATTCCAGTGATGAAGCGCAGGATGATTCTTCAGAAGATCAAAATCCTAAAAATTAATTGATGAGAAGTAGCCTATAAAAGGGCTGCTTCTTTTTTATGTGCATATGAACGTTTGACAACGAAGCTTTGAGCTTTTCTTATATTTCCTAAAGTATGTTATATTAAAGAACAGATAAGATTAGGAAGGTAGGCTGACAGATGCTATTTGTACTTGATGTAGGAAATACCAATACAGTCTTAGGGGTATTTGACCAAGGTGAATTAACCCATCATTGGAGAATTAAAACAGATCGCTACAAAACAGAAGATGAATTTGGAATGCTAATTCATTCTCTTTTTCAACATAAAGAATTAACATTTGAAGATATTAAGGGTGTCATCATATCTTCGGTTGTTCCACCTATTTTATTTGCTTTAGAGAAAATGAGTAGAGATTATTTTCATATAGATGCCATTGTAATTGGAAAAACTTCATATCAAACTTTTTTAAAAATGAATTATCCAAACCCTCAAGAAATTGGTGCAGATAGAATTGTTAATGCTGTAGCAGCTACGGAAGAATATGGTGCACCATTAATTATTATTGATTTTGGAACAGCAACTACGTATTGTTATATCGATGAGGATATTGCATATGCCGGTGGAATTATTACACCTGGAATTAATATTTCAATGGAAGCCTTATATAGTAAAGCTTCGAAATTACCAAAAATTGAAATTCAAAAACCGGAAACTGTGATTGGTTCTACGACGGTAGACGCCATGACTTCTGGAGTGTTTTATGGATATATTGGACAAGTAGATGGATTGGTAGAGAGAATCAAAAACGAAAAAGGCACAAATCCTACTGTTATTGCTACAGGGGGACTTGCTAAATTAATTGCACATGAATCAGCAACCATTGATATCGTAGAGCCATATTTGACGTTAAAAGGATTACATTTGATTTATCAAAAAAATAATTAGTAAAGTAGAAGGAGAGATATTCCCAATGAACGATTACTTAATAAAAGCGACAGCAAATAATGGGAAAATTAGAGCGTATGCTGTTCAGTCCACAAATACGGTGGAAGAAGCGAGAAGAAGACAAGATACATTTGCAACTGCATCTGCAGCTCTTGGTAGAACCATAACAATTACATCAATGATGGGGGCTATGTTAAAAGGTGATGACTCTATCACAACGAAAGTAATGGGGAATGGTCCACTTGGGGCAATTGTTGCTGATGCTGATGCTGATGGGCATGTTCGCGGATATGTTAAGAATCCACATGTAGATTTTGAATTAAATGAAAAGGGAAAACTGGATGTAGCGCGAGCTGTTGGTACAGAAGGAAACATTAGCGTTATTAAAGATTTAGGATTAAAGGATTTTTTTACAGGAGAAACACCGATCGTTTCTGGTGAGATTAGTGAAGACTTTACGTATTACTATGCTACCTCTGAACAAATACCATCAGCCGTTGGTGCAGGGGTTTTAGTAAATCCAGATCATACTATTTTAGCTGCCGGAGGCTTTATTGTTCAAGTAATGCCAGGTGCTGAAGAGGAAGTAATTAATGAATTAGAAGATCAAATTCAAGCTCTCCCAGCGATATCTTCGTTAATTCGTGAAGGAAAAACCCCAGAAGAAATACTTACCCAACTATTTGGAGAAAAACAACTAAACATTCATGAAAAAATGCCAATTGAATTTCGTTGTAAATGCTCAAAAGATCGTCTTGCACAAGCGATTGTTGGTTTAGGAAATGATGAAATCCAGGCTATGATTGAAGAAGATCATGGTGCGGAGGCTACTTGTCATTTTTGTAATGAAAAGTATCATTTTACAGAGGAAGAATTAGAAAACCTTAAACAGTAGAGAGAAGAAAGGAAGTTACACCTAAATGTCTAAAAAATTGTTGCTCGGGATCGTTGTGGTGCTACTGATTACGAATATTGCAACTCTACTGTTTGTAGGAGATGGCAATGATTCAGAAGTAGTGTCGGACGGCGAGGGAGAGAAAGAGATCAATCGTAATGAAGCAGTCGCAACAGTAGCGGATGAAGAAATATCCTATGATGAATGGATGACAGACTTAAGAAATATGCAAGGACAAAAATATTTAAAGCAAATGATTGATAAAGAAGTAGTTAACACTTTAGCAGAGCAAGAAGGTATTGAAGTAAGTGAAAAAATCATCGACAGGGAAGTTTCGTTCTTATATACCATGCAAGGAATATTAACGGAAGAAGATGCTGCAGTAGAGGAAGAGAGATGGAGAGAAGAAATCAAATACCGTTATCAATTGGAACAGTTGTTAACTAGAGACATTGAAATTCCAGAAGATGAAATAAAATCATATTATGATACATATGGTAATCAATATGATTTTTCATCTTCTGTTAAGCTTTCGCATATTTTAGTAGAAGATATGGAAACAGCTGAGCAAGTGTACCAAGAATTAGAAGATGGTGCTTCTTTTAAATTATTAGCTAGAGAATATAGTATTGATGATGAAACGAGACAAAATGGTGGCTATATGGGTGCTATTTACACATCAAGTCAGTTCTTATTGGATAGTTATGAAACACAAGCTGCGAATATGGAAAATCATACTTATAGTGAACCTTTTCAAGCAGAGAATGGTGTAGCAATCATGTACTTGCACCGTAAACTTCCCGCAATTGAATTTACTTACGAAGAAGTACAACCATATGTGCATAGTGAAATTGCAATGCATGAAGAAGGACTGACGTTAGAAGCAGACCAATTATGGGAAGAAGTGGATATTGAGTGGATTTACGAAAATAAATAATCTGAAATTATCAGACAAATTAGTTGACATTTTAGGATAAAGGAACTACATTAGATGTAAATCTTATAAAAATACTTGGAATTAGAGGAGGAAGTCAGATGAAGGTCTCTGATAATATTACAGGTTTAATCGGTGGGACACCAATTGTTAAATTACACAATGTTACAGATGATGATAGCGCAGATGTATACGTAAAGTTAGAGTTTATGAATCCTGGTAGTTCTGTGAAAGATCGTATTGCTATTGCGATGGTTGAAGCAGCTGAACAAGGTGGTAAACTAAAAGAAGGCGACACGATTATTGAACCAACTAGTGGAAATACTGGTATTGGTCTGGCGATGGTAGCAGCAGCTAAAGGATACCGTGCTGTTCTAGTAATGCCAGATACGATGAGTCAGGAACGTAGAAACCTCCTTCGTGCTTATGGTGCTGAACTAGTCCTAACTCCTGGAGCTGAGGGAATGAAAGGTGCAATTGGCAAAGCGGTAGAATTACAAAAAGAGAATGGTTATTTTATGCCGCAACAATTTAGCAATCCTGCTAATCCAGATATACATGAAAAAACAACTGGTAAAGAAATTGTGGAACAGATGAAAGATGGTCTAGATGGGTTTGTATCCGGAATTGGTACTGGTGGAACAATTACAGGGGCAGGTAAAGTACTAAAAAATCATTTTGATAATGTTAAGTTATACGCTGTGGAGCCAGCTGACTCTCCAGTACTTTCAGGTGGAACTCCAGGGCCACATAAAATACAAGGAATCGGTGCAGGATTTAAACCTGATGTGTTAGATACTGCAATTTATGATGAAGTTTTAACAATTTCTAACGAGGAAGCATATGAAGCAGCTAGGAAAGTTGCAACTACCAACGGAATATTGGGAGGTATTTCCTCAGGTGCGGCGGTTGCTGCAGCAGTTAAGGTAGCGAAAAAGTTAGGTAAAGGCAAGAAAGTGCTTGCTATTTTACCAGATAATGGTGAGCGTTACTTATCAACACCGTTATATCAATTTGATGAACAGTAAATAAGTAAGGAGGGCTGGCCAATATAGGTCGGCTCTTTTTTAATTTGCGTGGATTATGGGACTTAAAGGTAGTACTTCCGTTCTGCAAGTAGTTATTGTAGGATGATAGAATAGATTATGTAAGAAAAGAGGTAGAAGATAAGTTGAATATTCGAACGAAGAAACGTACTTTAAATGTATCTGAACGAACACATTTAATGGGAATACTAAATGTAACTCCGGATTCCTTTTCAGATGGAGGAAGTTATTCAACTGTAGATAAAGCTGTGAACCAAGCTTTGGAATTAGAAAAACAGGGCGCAGATATTATCGATATAGGAGGAGAATCAACACGACCAGGTTACACTCCAATATCTGCTAAAGAAGAGCTAGATCGAATTGTTCCAGTTATACGTATCCTTAAAGACAAATTAAGCATTCCAATATCGGTAGATACCTTTAAAGCAGAGACTGCTCAAAAAGCTTTAGAGGCAGGAGCAGATATTATTAATGATATATGGGGAGCGAAAAAAGATCCGGAAATGGCAAAGGTTGTAGCTAAATATAATGCTCCGATTATTTTAATGCATAATCGTAATGAAGAAAATTATAGAGACTTTATGGAAGATGTAAAATCCGATTTATTGGAAAGTATCCAAATAGCAAAAAATGCAGGGATTACCGATGACAACATCATTCTTGACCCTGGTGTAGGATTTGCTAAAAGCATGGAACAGAATATGGAAGTAGTACGAGAGCTACATCAATTAGTCGACCTAGGCTATCCTGTACTATTAGCAACTTCACGAAAAAGATTTATTGGACATGTATTAGATGTTCCTGCAGATGAACGTGATGTTGGTACGGCTGCTACCACGGTCATCGGAGTGCAACAAGGAGCTCATATAGTACGAGTGCATAATGTACATATCAATGCGGAAGCTGCCCAGATCGCAGATGCTATCTATGAAAAAGGAGTATCTAAAAATGGATAAAATTATTATAAAACAAATGCAGTTTTATGGTTACCATGGACTTTTTCCAGAAGAAAATAAACTAGGTCAGCGGTTTAATGTAGATCTCGAATTACATGTACCGTTAGATAAGGCGGGGAACTCCGATGATATGAATGAGTCCATTCATTATGGACAGGCTTATGAAACAGTGAAAAAAGTCGTCGAGGGTCAATCATATAATTTAATTGAAGCGGTAGCTGAGGAAATCTCTAAAGAGCTT encodes:
- the spoIIE gene encoding stage II sporulation protein E, which produces MIGSIPRAESGTIGFEKSGKKGKIRQKIQSKVKRLLIDKGWIFYLTGFLLGRAVILSAVSPFAVAFIATIWLVHRDKSLKSMIAVFLGALSYHFEHAMFIALAFLVFILIGSLTKNMKNQQLVLPVVVFLSTILSRIFFYSLSNTVTSYEWALLAIEGVLGAVLVIIFMQSIPLLSPKRYKPALKNEEIVCLIILIASVLTGFIGWQIYGASVEQIFSRYFVLIFSFIGGAAIGSTVGVVAGLILSLANVANLYQMSLLAFSGLLGGLLKEGKKLGTAIGLLVGTCLIGIYGNSVALVPSLMESCIAIGLFLLTPASWFNHIARYIPGTEAYTNEQEQYLQKVRNVTAKRVEQFSDVFRALSKSFSVTDPTVNDEQQEARRDTDYFLSQVTEKTCQGCFMKDRCWQKEFDQTYSLMEEMKEDVTSGKDPNRKVMRKFENHCVKSRKVVDAMKEEMSFYEANHKLRQQVTESKRLVADQLQGVSDVMEDFAKEIVKERQHHELQEAQVIAALKHIGIELTRLDIYQLEKGDVDIELTASFGEYRGEGEKLIAPILSDILHEIIVVKQEDISPFPHGYSHFTFGSAKEFAIETGAANAAKGGGLVSGDSFTTIELGAGKFAMAISDGMGNGKRAREESMETLRLLQQILQSGIKEKVAIKSINSILSLRTTEEMFATLDLAVIDLHDAYAQFVKIGSTPSFIRRGANMFKIEASNLPIGIIKEFDVEIVKEQLLPDDLLIMMSDGIFDGPQHVENIDIWLKRKIKEMDTDDPQEIADLLLEEVIRTRSGEIIDDMTVLVAKVKKNTPQWTSIPIYESNVL
- a CDS encoding VWA domain-containing protein encodes the protein MKSGTLKQILLLTDGCSNKGEDPSAVAALASQQGITVNVIGILDDDQSESPDGLQEVEDIALSGGGVSQIVYSENLSQTVQMVTRQAMTQTLQGFVNKELRQILGDQQSMEDLDPEKRGEIMEVVEDLGETSDLEVVVLVDTSASMRDKLQTVKEALMDLSISLNSRVGRNRFCIYSFPGKRKDIDLILDWSPKLDSISSVFPKLSSGGITPTGPAIRAAMYQFSKKNLLRSLKREDEYGIEESGY
- a CDS encoding serine/threonine protein kinase, whose protein sequence is MKMNTASKNPDINLRPQQQIRGKWHHKNYTVIRKLGAGAIGSVYLCDYLGKPVALKISEKGSSMTVEVNVLKSLEKVQGYRLGPSLLDVDDWMSTSGRLYSFYVMEYIRGESLSSFVRAKGKAWIGVFMLQLLEDLEKLHESGWVFGDLKTDNLMVSSTPPRVRWVDVGGTTKVGRSIKEYTEFYDRGYWGMGTRKAEPSYDLFALTMVFLNIYYPRRFDRVKDSSEKLLMKKLDQVSDLTLYRPLLQKALRGKYTTSTAMKKDLMSLMQQKQKRKHYHQRSKKPSNYLLIESISIGCIATVYYLLSLLL
- the tilS gene encoding tRNA lysidine(34) synthetase TilS, giving the protein MKQSILSFIQKHQLLQEGSKIIVGVSGGSDSMALLHFLKDLQEKWSLEVIALTIDHQLRGEDSTADQKFVKQWCLQSDLKCIAHQVDVGEYQRQYQVSEELAARRLRYDIYAAEMKKQGADYIALGHHGDDQVETLFMRLTRVATSNAFEGIPVKRSFANGQLIRPFLCVNKQMILHYVKENEIPFREDQTNKDNRFTRNYYRNEIIPLLKKNNERLFVTAQRLSETLGEDEKYLAEQARKMVEEVIERDTNSTEISFVNQAFIERPHALQRRAYHLILNYLYDTLPKDLSHIHEEKFFALIERQEGNTYIDFPLSLRVENSYGKIHLYFSNQLPRQFAFHLPLQVPDRVELPDGAQITSELVDAKTDKISRNNIIIPIDSVALPLHIRTRKPGDRMTWDGLKGTKKLKDIWIDAKIPANERDKWPIVTDDNDKIIWLIGLRKAFGSNQFCQGGEQIKLSYHKGTI
- the hpt gene encoding hypoxanthine phosphoribosyltransferase, producing the protein MLQDNIHGDIQDILITEEQIQEKCKELGATLSEEYDGKFPLAIGVLKGAMPFMSDILRYAEIHLEMDFMDVSSYDGGTTSTGEVKILKDLNTKVEGRDLIIVEDIIDSGLTLSYLVDLFKYRKANSIKIVTLLDKPSGRNAAIKADMVGFEVPDEFVVGYGLDYAEKYRNLPYIGILKPEVYGG